Within Mycobacterium heckeshornense, the genomic segment TGCTGCGCGAAGGCATGGAGGAAGGCTACTTTCGGCCAGACCTCGACGTCGACCTGGTCTACCGGTTCATCCGGGACACCACCTGGGTGTCGGTGCGCTGGTATCGGCCGGGTGGGCCGCTGACGGCAGAACAGGTCGGCCAACAGTATCTCGCCATCGTGTTAGGCGGAATCACCGTAAGAACAGAAGGAGTCTGACATGGCTGGAGTTTCCCAGGCCTACGTGATCGACGCGGTGCGTACCGCCGTCGGCAAACGCAACGGTTCCCTTGCCGGTGTGCACCCGATCGACCTGGGCGCCGCAGCTTTTCACGGTCTGTTCGGGCGTCTCGACATCGACCCCGGCGATGTCGATGACGTGATCGTCGGATGCGTCGACGCCATCGGCGGGCAGGCCGGCAACATCGGCCGCCAGGCGTGGCTGGCGGCCGGCTATCCGGAGGAGGTTCCCGGAGTCACCGTTGACCGGCAATGCGGCTCCAGCCAACAGGCAATTTCCTTTGGCGCACAGGCGATCATGTCTGGCACCGCAGATTTGATCCTGGCCGGCGGCATGCAGAACATGAGCCAGATCCCGATCGCGGCGGCGATGGAGGTGGGCAAGCAGTTCGGCTTCACCACGCCCACCGCGGAGTCGAAAGGGTGGCAGCACCGCTACGGTGACGAGGAGATCTCGCAGTTCCGTGGGGCAGAGCTGATCGCCGAGCGGTGGAATCTGTCGCGCGAGGAGATGGAGCGCTACGCGCTGGCCAGCCACCAACGGGCACTATCGGCGATTCGCGCTGGGCATTTCGACAACGAGATCGTCGCCGTCGGGGATTTCCGCATCGACGAAGGGCCGCGGGAGACCTCGCTGGAGAAGATGGCGGCGTTGCCGACCCTGCGCGAGGGCGGTCGGCTGACCGCGGCGCTGGCCAGCCAGATCTCCGACGGCGCCAGTGCCGTACTGCTGGCCTCCGAGCAGGCGGTCAAAGACCACAAGCTCACCCCGCGAGCGCGCATCCACCACATCAGCGCGCGCGGCGCCGACCCGGTGTTCATGCTGACCGGCCCGATTCCGGCCACCCGTTACGCCTTGGAGAAGACCGGGCTGTCGATCGACGACATCGACGTCGTTGAGATCAACGAGGCGTTCGCGCCGGTCGTTTTGGCCTGGCTCAAGGAGATCAAGGCCGACCCGGAAAAGGTCAATCCCAACGGTGGGGCGATCGCGCTGGGTCATCCGCTGGGCGCCACCGGGGCCAAGCTGTTCGCCACCATGCTGGGCGAGCTGGAACGCACCGGCGGCCGCTACGGCCTGCAGACCATGTGCGAGGGCGGCGGCACCGCCAACGTCACGATCATCGAACGGCTGTAATCCACGACCAGGGCCGCGCGCGGCAGCGCGGCCGGGTCGGCGATTTGATAGCGCAGCTTGCCGCCGGTGAGGCTGCCGACGAGATCGGCCAGGGACTTGCGTTCCACGCTGGCGACCCGCGGCCCGTCGACGACCAGTCCGTATTCGCCGCACGGTAGCGTCCGCCCACGGTGCGTAGCTGCTGGGTGGCAAACCGTAGGGGTATTGCTGGTGCCCGTCGACGAGGATCTGCAGCATAAGCGCCGACCGAAGGCGTCGGGTGCAAGCAGGCGCTACCGCATCGCGGGTGGTGCTTGCTGGTGGACGCCGGAAAAAGCGCTGAGGCTATTTCTTGTCACGCGGTAACCGGCAGCCGGTGTAACCAGAGACCACGAGATTCCCTGCGTAGCCGACCTTGATGAATAGTCCCGTTGGACCATAGAAGCCGACGTCATGGTTTCGAGGCTGGTCTTTCATGACCTGCATTTCGGTAGCGTCGAGCTTGGCGGCCGCCTCTTTAGCGACCTCTTGGATTTTCGCCCAGTTCTGTTCTGACACATCGACGTTCTCAGCAACTTCGTCC encodes:
- a CDS encoding ERCC4 domain-containing protein, producing MLAPDAFGRRLCCRSSSTGTSNTPTVCHPAATHRGRTLPCGEYGLVVDGPRVASVERKSLADLVGSLTGGKLRYQIADPAALPRAALVVDYSRSMIVTLAVPPPSHMVCRP
- the fadA6 gene encoding steroid 3-ketoacyl-CoA thiolase FadA6 — encoded protein: MAGVSQAYVIDAVRTAVGKRNGSLAGVHPIDLGAAAFHGLFGRLDIDPGDVDDVIVGCVDAIGGQAGNIGRQAWLAAGYPEEVPGVTVDRQCGSSQQAISFGAQAIMSGTADLILAGGMQNMSQIPIAAAMEVGKQFGFTTPTAESKGWQHRYGDEEISQFRGAELIAERWNLSREEMERYALASHQRALSAIRAGHFDNEIVAVGDFRIDEGPRETSLEKMAALPTLREGGRLTAALASQISDGASAVLLASEQAVKDHKLTPRARIHHISARGADPVFMLTGPIPATRYALEKTGLSIDDIDVVEINEAFAPVVLAWLKEIKADPEKVNPNGGAIALGHPLGATGAKLFATMLGELERTGGRYGLQTMCEGGGTANVTIIERL
- a CDS encoding LppA family lipoprotein, which produces MKQPYEPTPPTEAAKALEVLKSLPSFEDTKTQVQAAMDEITAAASQLIPSITWETPHDGSVETCHRRPYEQTNARGYLLPDEVAENVDVSEQNWAKIQEVAKEAAAKLDATEMQVMKDQPRNHDVGFYGPTGLFIKVGYAGNLVVSGYTGCRLPRDKK